The DNA segment GAAGACGATCCAGCACCAGGGCACGGCCGGCAGGTCGAACTCGTCCTCGATGAGTTCGATGATGCGCATGGTGATGAGGTCGTTGAGTCCGGACATCCACTGACAGAGCGACTCCACCCCCATGCCGGCACGGAACAGCTCGGCTCCACGGCGTCTGACACGGTCGACCGCCAGGGTCATGGCGTGCAGGTCGCGTGCGCCGCCGATACCGGCGATCAGGGATTCGGCCCCGCCCGCCTTGAGTCCCAGCAGATCGGCCTGAGTCACCAGACCGAACAGGCGCCCGTCCGGCTCGGTCAGGATCAGATGGCGCGCGCCGCGCTTGGCCATCATGACCTTGGCGCGGTGCGTGGGGGCATCGGCGGCGAGCGTCAATGGTGCGCCGACCATGTGATTGGCGACCGGGTCGTCGAGTTCGGCGTTCTCGAAGCTGACGACGTGCAGGATGTCGCGCAGTGTCACCAGTCCGAGCGGTAGTTCGCTGGCGGCGTCGGCGATCACCGCCGCGTCCTCTTCGTCCTGACTGAAGCGGTAGAGCACCTCGCGCAGCCGGGTCTCGGGCGGGACCACCAGCGGCTCGCGACGCGACAGGGAACGCAGCGGCGCCTGTTCGGTGCCGTTGTCGCTGGATACGGTTTCGATCTCGATCTCAGGCATGTCCGATCCCCTCGTCCTGGTGTGGCCCGGCGCTCAATCCAACGCGGCGAGCAGTTCCTTGACCCTGTCGACCAGCTCGCGGGTCGAGAAGGGCTTGGGCATATAGGCGTCGGCGCCCAGGGCCAATCCCTTCTCGCGCTCGGCCTCGCGTCCCTTGGCCGTCAGCATCAGCACACGGGTGTGGGCGAGATCGGGATCGGCACGGATCGACGCCAGCACCGAGAAGCCGTCGAGCTTGGGCATCATCACGTCCAGCACCACCAGATCCGGTCGATGTTCGCGGACGGCGGCCAGACCCGCCTCGCCATCGCGGGCGACCCGCACTTCATGGCCCTCGCGCATCATCAGGAATTCCAATGAGATGACGATATTGGGCTCGTCGTCGACGATCAGGATGCGCTTGCTCATGGTCTATCCCTTCAATCCTGGGTGTCTGGGGTGTGAGCGGGCAGCTCGAAGCAGAGGTTAGCACCTTTTTGGGGCCGGTTTTCGGCCCAGATGCGCCCGCCGAGATTTTCGATGATCTGACGGCTGATCGGCAGTCCCAGCCCGGTTCCGGACGGTTTGGCGTCACCGATCAGGCTCTGACGAAACTTCTCGAAGATGAGTTCCAGCGCCTCTTCCGGGATGCCTGGGCCATTGTCGGCGACATTCACATGCCAGTCCGTTCCGACCCGCGCCAGCCCGATGTCCAGACATCCGGTCTGGGGCGGGGCGAACTTGACGGC comes from the Allochromatium tepidum genome and includes:
- a CDS encoding response regulator transcription factor yields the protein MSKRILIVDDEPNIVISLEFLMMREGHEVRVARDGEAGLAAVREHRPDLVVLDVMMPKLDGFSVLASIRADPDLAHTRVLMLTAKGREAEREKGLALGADAYMPKPFSTRELVDRVKELLAALD